In the genome of Amphiura filiformis chromosome 4, Afil_fr2py, whole genome shotgun sequence, one region contains:
- the LOC140151581 gene encoding soluble calcium-activated nucleotidase 1-like, protein MNEWKTNVRTPIHYTSNGGTSVMRFRPKVVAFVVLIVLVLLIILLLPNPKQASGGESRVLFDRGNANIIRGSFTMSSSAYNTTYPMSPVKRTSTGRKYRIGMITDLDTNSKLEDPSHTWVAYMKKGYLTISSSNNIVTVDIDDEEIALQSHLAQGDRAMELSELVCFNGKLYTVDDRTGVVYQVLDDKVLPWVILPDGDGSSTKGFKGEWMAVKDHLMYVGGLGKEWTTITGELVNYFPQWVKFVSHSGALQHLDWVDNYNAMRNTAGFPYPGYMIHESGVWSDVHQSWFFLPRRASTERYDETEDEHRATNLILKCDSSFKNVVVSKIGVVNPIRGFSSFKFVPETNDNVIVALKTEEDRGNIATYFTVFTLDGIILVPDTKFADIKYEGIEFI, encoded by the exons ATGAACGAATGGAAAACTAATGTCCGTACTCCCATCCACTACACATCCAATGGTGGTACGTCCGTCATGCGGTTCAGACCAAAAGTTGTCGCTTTTGTTGTGCTAATAGTTCTTGTACTCTTGATCATACTTTTGTTACCAAATCCAAAGCAAGCTTCTGGTGGTGAAAGTCGCGTGTTATTTGATCGGGGGAATGCAAACATTATTCGTGGTAGTTTTACCATGTCATCGTCTGCATACAATACAACTTATCCAATGTCTCCTGTCAAAAGAACTTCAACAGGTAGAAAATATAGAATAGGTATGATAACTGATTTAGATACAAATTCTAAACTTGAAGATCCAAGTCACACTTGGGTTGCATACATGAAGAAAGGGTACCTAACTATTTCATCATCCAATAACATTGTTACTGTTGACATTGACGATGAAGAAATTGCATTGCAGTCCCACTTAGCACAAGGGGATCGTGCAATGGAGCTATCAGAACTAGTATGCTTTAATGGTAAACTCTACACTGTTGATGATAGGACAGGTGTTGTGTATCAAGTTTTGGATGACAAGGTGCTACCCTGGGTGATTTTACCTGATGGCGATGGATCTTCAACAAAAG GTTTTAAGGGAGAATGGATGGCTGTGAAAGACCATTTGATGTACGTAGGTGGCCTGGGCAAGGAGTGGACAACAATTACAGGTGAACTGGTGAACTACTTCCCTCAATGGGTAAAGTTTGTTAGCCATAGTGGAGCTCTACAACATCTTGATTGGGTGGATAACTACAATGCCATGAGGAATACAGCAGGATTTCCATATCCAG gATATATGATTCATGAATCAGGAGTCTGGAGTGATGTCCATCAAAGCTGGTTCTTTCTTCCTCGCAGAGCTAGTACTGAAAGATATGACGAAACCGAAGATGAACACCGCGCCACCAACCTTATCCTCAAGTGTGACAGCTCGTTCAAAAACGTAGTTGTGTCTAAAATTGGTGTAGTAAATCCTATACGTGGATTTTCGTCTTTCAAGTTTGTTCCAGAGACTAATGATAATGTGATAGTAGCCTTGAAAACAGAAGAAGACAGGGGAAATATAGCAACATATTTCACAGTGTTTACACTAGATGGTATCATTTTAGTGCCAGATACAAAATTTGCTGATATAAAATATGAAGGAAtagaatttatttaa